The genomic segment TAGACAATATAAAACACTTAACCATTTTGAGgtagtaaaattttcttttacctGAAACTGGAGAAAAGTTCAGGCTTAAGCAACAAGAATCTGATGTCTCTTATGCTCACACTGCCAACGATCTGCTTTTTTGGTCCCTCAACAACAGGAAGTCCACCAATTTGGTTATCTTTCATCTTTTTAAATGCTTCTAGAATCAGTTCATCACTTTGGACGCTAACAACCTGACCAAGATAAAATGCCAACCACTTTTTATGTTTAACTTGTTGCACACACTCTTATCACTGATACGTGAATTGGATATCTAATTTATCTCACCTCATCTGGTGTCATGAAAGGAAGTCCCAACTTAGATATTGGATTTGCGGATATGCAGTCAAACCAATCCCTTCCGTTGCATCTCTCTAGACCATGGATTACAGCAGATTGAGTTATGAAGTTTCTGATGGATGAATTTCCTGTTTCAATAACAGGTACGTTTCTCAGCCTGTACTTTGAGAGAAGCAACAAGACACTCAACATTGAACTATCTGTTGCAACAGGAATGAAAGGTGCCCAGCGATAAGATTTCAGGATGGATTTCACCTGCAAATGAACAACATTAAGGTGACATATTCATCCATTAAGACTAGAAGTTTGGGCCACAACAAATTTCTTATTATCACAGATATATTTATTGTTCCAAAGTTCAAATCAACAACATTTAACATTTCAATGACCTCTCCAGGATGAATAAAGGGATTTGATAAGTGTGTACTGTGATAGGGATTTGATAAGTATGTGCAAAGATAATTCATAAAATAGCTGAAACATGGTGGCTGTGAAAAGCTGATTGAAATTGTTTTGAGATTAAGAAGCATAAAAGTATGTTAATGAGACCTTCCACTCCTATATGCTCACTTACTGTGGTTGACTTGAATGGTTCTTCTTGAAGGATAACTTTGTAGAAATCCTCGCCCAACTTATCAGCTGCAGTGGGAGCATCTTTTGCCATTCCTTTCTCTGCACTCAGACCACCTGCAACAGCTGCTCCAACAGCAGCAACAGTTAGGCCTGCAATTGCAGCAGGACCAGTTGAACCTAGTGCTATTGCTCCAAGTGTGCCTGCAGCACCAGCACCTACCCCTGCAGCAGCTGCAGAACCAGCTGATAAGGCAGCTGCTGCAACTCCTGCTGTCTCTAGCACCCAAAGCACAATGGCGGCGTAATCTATGATTCCCAAGTATCTTTCTCTCCAATCTGTTGTATATTCAATATCAGGGTTTCTCACAGGAGCTGACATGATGTTGCTTTCTGATAAAACTCTCACAGCATCTCCAATAGATGTGTCTGCTGGGATCTCAATCACTACAGGTACGTTGCAAGAAGCCATTGAACACTATGTGTTTGAACAAGAAAACCATAGATGATACATTAAGTGAGAAGCTGGCGAAATGAAAGATTCCTTCCTGTTACCTTTGCCGCCAGGAACTTCTGGAAAAGATGAAACTGGAATTCTTGCAAATGCAGCCGTTAGAGTCTCCTGTAACGATTGAGGTAACATTTTTCTGCTTTGGACATTCTCAAAGTAAGCATCGTAACTTGTAGATTTTGGGCCTTTTGATGCTTGTGCCATGTTTATCTAAATATCTATAAACCAAGGAAAAATTGACGTGCTATTTCTGCATATCAAGCAAAGCAAatgacaaaaatgaaaatcatgtaCAGCATTTGAATCAAACAATCTTAGAAGCTCAAAAACCCGGTTAGAATTGATAGTAAACATGTGGATCGCAGGTTCTTCAGTTGTTCAATTTGCACAATTCAATGCTAGATTTTCAGGCAAAACCAATTGATGCATTATATATCACAACAAAACGGAGTAAAAACTACTTATCATGATCAGATTCTAAAAGCTCGTCAAATTCTAACAGTAACTTGGGCGCGTCAGCAATGAGATGGCCGTCATTAGTGTGAGCCAATGCTTTACAATCCATTGGACTAGATTGCACATTGAGTTTCCTAAAGGCCTATTCATCATGGGGCAGCGTGGAAT from the Coffea arabica cultivar ET-39 chromosome 11e, Coffea Arabica ET-39 HiFi, whole genome shotgun sequence genome contains:
- the LOC113719468 gene encoding SNF1-related protein kinase regulatory subunit gamma-1-like isoform X2 produces the protein MSAPVRNPDIEYTTDWRERYLGIIDYAAIVLWVLETAGVAAAALSAGSAAAAGVGAGAAGTLGAIALGSTGPAAIAGLTVAAVGAAVAGGLSAEKGMAKDAPTAADKLGEDFYKVILQEEPFKSTTVKSILKSYRWAPFIPVATDSSMLSVLLLLSKYRLRNVPVIETGNSSIRNFITQSAVIHGLERCNGRDWFDCISANPISKLGLPFMTPDEVVSVQSDELILEAFKKMKDNQIGGLPVVEGPKKQIVGSVSIRDIRFLLLKPELFSSFRVLTVKDFMNTIASAIPHTGKVIRPLTCKPDETLGSVIHALASNSVHRIYVVGDDNGVTGVITLRDVISCFIFEPPNFFDNYFGFAAQEMLGC
- the LOC113719468 gene encoding SNF1-related protein kinase regulatory subunit gamma-1-like isoform X1, whose translation is MAQASKGPKSTSYDAYFENVQSRKMLPQSLQETLTAAFARIPVSSFPEVPGGKVIEIPADTSIGDAVRVLSESNIMSAPVRNPDIEYTTDWRERYLGIIDYAAIVLWVLETAGVAAAALSAGSAAAAGVGAGAAGTLGAIALGSTGPAAIAGLTVAAVGAAVAGGLSAEKGMAKDAPTAADKLGEDFYKVILQEEPFKSTTVKSILKSYRWAPFIPVATDSSMLSVLLLLSKYRLRNVPVIETGNSSIRNFITQSAVIHGLERCNGRDWFDCISANPISKLGLPFMTPDEVVSVQSDELILEAFKKMKDNQIGGLPVVEGPKKQIVGSVSIRDIRFLLLKPELFSSFRVLTVKDFMNTIASAIPHTGKVIRPLTCKPDETLGSVIHALASNSVHRIYVVGDDNGVTGVITLRDVISCFIFEPPNFFDNYFGFAAQEMLGC